The Micromonospora sp. Llam0 genome includes a window with the following:
- a CDS encoding adenylate/guanylate cyclase domain-containing protein, translating into MARCDSRLPTRRSREEAGIAAPCEKCGRTAADDDRYCGGCGTALIPVCAHCDRPLAADASFCTSCGQPQGGRRPTEPSQEDRRRVSVLFIDLINFTPYVERVDPEQVRRMQTNFFSIARRVVGQYGGVVEKYIGDAVMALFGAPVATESDALRCVRAGLDLRRALTEFTATAGEGLRFRIGVATGEALVDTGAARDGGQAFLAGDVVNTASRMQSVAPADGLLVCGVTHGLTKEAIRYDPQPAVTLRGRSSPTEVWLALAPLRPVPADRQTDATPLIDREHELGLLVNALYRSIRDQRPQVLTVLGQAGIGKSRLVRELLRHTERLVDQPVTWRIGRCPPFGENVTFAALADIVKAEAGILDTDLATVAEQKLAAGVQTLVGPEADRLVDALRPLVGLPHRNLPAEETESAWRRFLLALAARQPTVLVFEDLHWADDAMLRFVELLGASARQVPLLLLCTARPELISREPAWAGTTPGALTVTLPPLRDTGVAALYAHMFGAAPFSADLLGPLIEVADGNPLYAHEYVRMLMEQGALRRSGRGWALTRSGRLPIPDSVHGVIANRMDLLDATDRAVLLAAAVVGVQFWPGAVAAALGQPVELVDRALRRLEQRDFVHEQPDSAMAQQPEFRFRHVLVRDVCYQRLPRNERVARHARTADWLDTLAGDRDTDLAEVLAHHRWAAHEIAHTLGLETHGYAGAARDALHRAARRAYALHALDVASGHVERALRLVTVAGGDGLGERLQLELLGAELAFLRDGPGFLADGGTDRLRALADQLADVDDQGCAARAWTLLGRAAWLRTDRDEALRCLDRAVELFDALPDTDQKADAYAELGRLHMLNLERDPAVAAAGAAAEIADRLGLTETLVNARITVAMARYQSGDRSGLDELRAATAMCREHQLLALPRALQNLSYALCEEGDWSGAQELMSGAASGSGLSTGYSGEAMRAYFAGDFAAFLAAADAFVATPSGRWDIQVRGLRACLRVLRGDPVPMADQSGVDDVADAVRAARDSGFRRPYWNSLGLGALCRALQGRGAEAATLLDELDRSWSKVPALASGEWIAAAAFAAAVAGRGAAVQVRAMLDRVQHRTPWAEAALRTVTAAVAAADGEDRRAGELYAAAAAGFADIDATTDRMIALGLAVAAWRRGGDRDADAAALAEVRSFALRNKAPGLLHLGDRGTDGYRWSPTLAS; encoded by the coding sequence GTGGCCAGATGCGACAGTAGGCTCCCGACTCGACGTTCCCGCGAGGAGGCTGGCATCGCTGCCCCGTGCGAAAAGTGTGGCCGGACCGCAGCCGACGACGACCGCTACTGCGGCGGCTGCGGTACGGCGCTCATCCCTGTCTGCGCGCACTGCGACCGCCCGCTGGCGGCCGACGCGAGCTTCTGCACCTCCTGCGGGCAGCCGCAGGGCGGCCGACGGCCGACCGAGCCGAGTCAGGAGGACAGACGTCGGGTCAGCGTCCTGTTCATCGACCTGATCAACTTCACGCCGTACGTGGAACGGGTCGATCCCGAGCAGGTCCGGCGGATGCAGACAAACTTCTTCTCCATCGCACGCCGGGTCGTCGGCCAGTACGGCGGGGTGGTGGAGAAGTACATCGGCGACGCGGTGATGGCGCTGTTCGGTGCGCCGGTGGCCACCGAGAGCGACGCCCTGCGCTGCGTCCGGGCCGGGCTCGACCTGCGCCGCGCCCTGACCGAGTTCACCGCGACGGCCGGCGAAGGACTCCGGTTCCGCATCGGTGTGGCCACCGGCGAGGCACTGGTCGACACCGGCGCGGCCCGCGACGGCGGCCAGGCGTTCCTGGCCGGCGACGTGGTCAACACCGCGTCCCGGATGCAGTCGGTGGCACCGGCCGACGGATTGCTGGTGTGCGGCGTCACGCACGGGCTGACCAAGGAGGCGATCCGCTACGACCCGCAGCCGGCGGTGACGCTGCGCGGACGGTCGTCGCCGACCGAGGTGTGGCTGGCGCTGGCCCCGTTGCGTCCGGTGCCGGCCGACCGGCAGACCGACGCGACCCCGCTGATCGACCGCGAACACGAGCTGGGGCTGCTGGTCAACGCGCTGTACCGGTCGATCCGCGACCAGCGGCCCCAGGTGCTCACCGTGCTCGGGCAGGCCGGCATCGGCAAGAGCCGGCTGGTCCGGGAGCTGCTGCGGCACACCGAACGGCTGGTCGACCAGCCGGTCACCTGGCGAATCGGACGGTGCCCGCCGTTCGGGGAGAACGTCACGTTCGCCGCGCTCGCCGACATCGTCAAGGCCGAGGCCGGCATCCTCGACACCGACCTGGCCACCGTCGCCGAGCAGAAGTTGGCCGCCGGGGTCCAGACCCTGGTCGGGCCGGAGGCGGACCGGCTGGTCGACGCGCTGCGCCCACTGGTCGGGCTGCCGCACCGCAACCTGCCGGCCGAGGAGACCGAGTCGGCGTGGCGGCGGTTCCTGCTCGCCCTGGCCGCCCGGCAGCCGACCGTGCTGGTCTTCGAGGACCTGCACTGGGCCGACGACGCGATGCTGCGCTTCGTCGAGCTGCTCGGCGCCTCCGCCCGGCAGGTGCCGCTGCTGCTGCTGTGCACCGCCCGGCCCGAACTGATCAGCCGTGAACCGGCCTGGGCGGGCACCACCCCGGGCGCGCTGACCGTCACCCTGCCGCCGCTGCGCGACACCGGGGTGGCCGCGCTGTACGCGCACATGTTCGGCGCCGCGCCGTTCTCGGCCGATCTGCTCGGCCCGTTGATCGAGGTGGCCGACGGCAACCCGCTCTACGCCCACGAGTACGTGCGGATGCTGATGGAGCAGGGGGCGTTGCGGCGCAGCGGCCGTGGTTGGGCGTTGACCCGCAGCGGCCGGCTGCCGATCCCGGACAGTGTGCACGGGGTGATCGCCAACCGGATGGACCTGCTGGACGCCACCGACCGGGCGGTGCTGCTCGCCGCCGCCGTGGTCGGCGTGCAGTTCTGGCCCGGCGCGGTCGCCGCCGCCCTCGGCCAGCCGGTGGAGCTGGTCGACCGGGCGCTACGCCGGTTGGAGCAGCGCGACTTCGTCCACGAACAGCCGGATTCGGCGATGGCGCAGCAACCCGAGTTCCGGTTCCGCCACGTGCTGGTCCGCGACGTCTGCTACCAGCGGCTGCCCCGCAACGAACGGGTCGCCCGGCACGCCCGGACCGCCGACTGGCTGGACACCCTCGCCGGCGACCGGGACACCGACCTGGCCGAGGTGCTGGCCCACCACCGGTGGGCGGCGCACGAGATCGCGCACACGCTGGGTCTGGAGACCCACGGGTACGCCGGTGCCGCCCGCGACGCCCTGCACCGGGCGGCCCGGCGGGCGTACGCCCTGCACGCGCTGGACGTGGCGAGCGGGCACGTGGAACGCGCGCTGCGCCTGGTGACCGTCGCCGGCGGCGACGGGCTGGGTGAGCGGTTGCAGCTCGAACTGCTCGGTGCCGAGCTCGCGTTCCTGCGCGACGGCCCGGGCTTCCTCGCCGACGGCGGCACCGACCGGCTGAGGGCGCTCGCCGACCAGCTGGCCGACGTCGACGACCAGGGGTGCGCGGCCCGGGCCTGGACCCTGCTCGGGCGGGCCGCCTGGCTGCGGACCGACCGGGACGAGGCGCTGCGCTGCCTCGACCGGGCGGTGGAGCTGTTCGACGCGCTGCCCGACACCGATCAGAAGGCCGACGCGTACGCCGAGTTGGGTCGGCTGCACATGCTCAACCTGGAACGGGATCCGGCGGTCGCGGCGGCCGGCGCGGCGGCCGAGATCGCCGATCGGCTGGGGCTGACCGAGACGCTGGTCAACGCCCGGATCACCGTTGCCATGGCCCGGTACCAGTCCGGTGACCGGTCCGGGCTTGACGAGCTGCGGGCGGCCACCGCGATGTGTCGCGAGCACCAGTTGCTCGCGCTACCCCGGGCGCTGCAGAACCTGTCGTACGCGTTGTGCGAGGAGGGCGACTGGTCCGGCGCCCAGGAGCTGATGTCCGGTGCCGCGTCCGGCTCCGGGCTGAGCACCGGATACTCCGGCGAAGCCATGCGTGCCTACTTCGCCGGGGACTTCGCCGCCTTCCTCGCCGCGGCCGACGCCTTCGTCGCGACGCCCAGTGGCCGGTGGGACATCCAGGTACGGGGCCTACGGGCGTGTCTGCGGGTGCTGCGCGGCGATCCGGTGCCCATGGCCGACCAGAGCGGGGTCGACGACGTCGCCGACGCGGTCCGCGCGGCCCGGGACAGCGGCTTCCGCCGGCCGTACTGGAACAGTCTCGGGTTGGGCGCACTGTGCCGCGCGCTGCAGGGGCGGGGTGCGGAGGCCGCGACGCTGCTCGACGAGCTGGACCGGTCCTGGTCGAAGGTGCCCGCGTTGGCCAGCGGCGAGTGGATCGCGGCTGCCGCGTTCGCCGCCGCGGTCGCCGGGCGTGGCGCGGCGGTGCAGGTACGGGCGATGCTCGACCGGGTGCAGCATCGAACCCCGTGGGCCGAGGCCGCGCTGCGGACGGTGACGGCGGCGGTGGCGGCGGCCGACGGCGAAGACCGCCGGGCAGGTGAGCTTTATGCCGCCGCGGCGGCCGGTTTCGCCGACATCGACGCGACCACCGATCGGATGATCGCGTTGGGGTTGGCCGTCGCGGCGTGGCGGCGTGGCGGCGACCGCGACGCCGACGCGGCGGCGCTGGCCGAGGTGCGAAGCTTCGCGCTGCGTAACAAGGCGCCCGGGCTACTGCACCTCGGCGACCGGGGCACGGACGGCTACCGCTGGTCTCCGACCCTGGCGTCGTGA